The genomic segment GGACAGGACGCGCCTCAGTTCCTCCTCGTCGTGCACCTCCACCAGAGGCGTCAGGCCCAGCGCCTGCGCCTGGCGGTAGAGCGTCTGCAGCGATTCATCCGGCAAGGCAGCGGCGATCAGCAGGATGGCGTCCGCGCCGGCCAGGCGCGCTTCCAGGAGCTGATAGGTGTCAATGATGAAGTCTTTGCGCAGGATGGGGACAGCCAGGCCGGCACTATCCAGGGCCAGGCGCACCCGCTGTAGGTCTTCCAGCGCGCCGTGAAAATGATGCGGCTCGGTCAGCAC from the Anaerolineae bacterium genome contains:
- a CDS encoding indole-3-glycerol-phosphate synthase, yielding VLTEPHHFHGALEDLQRVRLALDSAGLAVPILRKDFIIDTYQLLEARLAGADAILLIAAALPDESLQTLYRQAQALGLTPLVEVHDEEELRRVLSLHPNVVGINNRDLRDFHVDLETTRRLRPMIPAEVVVVAESGIRTPADMRRLAEWGVQAALIGEALVTAPDPSARLRELREAGQW